The proteins below come from a single Prolixibacter sp. NT017 genomic window:
- the fabF gene encoding beta-ketoacyl-ACP synthase II, with product MKRVVITGLGAVTPLGNNIQDFWQNAVAGKSAAATITRFDPSKFKTRFACEVKDFNPAEYLERNEIKRSDLFTQYALYAAAQAMEDSGLDLSKMDPFDVGVIWGSGQGGMGTFEEEVTKYVQNNFEPRFSPFFVPKLIVNMASGMISMKYGLQGMNYTTVSACATSNTSIMDAFNYIRMGKAKAFVTGGSEAPITPASMGGFSALKAMSTNNEHPEAASRPFDVDRDGFVMGEGAGALILEEYEHAKARGAHIYAEMVGAAMTADAFHMTATHPEGIGAIKAMELALEEAQINPDKVDYLNVHATSTPVGDPSEVTAVQKVFGEKPLLNISATKSMTGHLLGAAGAAESILCIKAITDNIVPPTINTVNLDPAIPKDVRIITGESIDAQVDVAMTNSFGFGGHNATLVFKKI from the coding sequence ATGAAGAGAGTAGTTATTACCGGACTGGGAGCGGTAACCCCACTAGGCAATAATATTCAGGACTTCTGGCAAAATGCCGTTGCCGGGAAAAGTGCGGCCGCCACCATCACCCGCTTCGACCCGTCGAAATTTAAAACGCGGTTTGCCTGTGAAGTAAAGGATTTCAATCCGGCAGAATACCTCGAACGCAACGAAATCAAGCGCAGTGATCTTTTCACTCAATATGCATTGTACGCCGCCGCCCAGGCCATGGAAGATTCCGGTCTGGATTTATCGAAAATGGATCCGTTCGATGTCGGCGTTATCTGGGGGTCCGGACAAGGCGGAATGGGAACATTCGAAGAAGAGGTAACCAAGTATGTGCAAAACAACTTTGAACCCCGTTTCAGTCCGTTCTTTGTACCCAAGCTGATCGTCAACATGGCGTCAGGAATGATTTCGATGAAATACGGTCTGCAGGGAATGAACTACACCACTGTGTCGGCTTGCGCTACTTCCAATACTTCCATCATGGATGCTTTCAATTACATCCGGATGGGAAAAGCGAAAGCATTTGTGACAGGTGGTTCAGAAGCACCGATAACTCCGGCATCGATGGGCGGATTCAGTGCCCTGAAAGCGATGTCGACCAACAACGAACATCCCGAAGCAGCCAGCCGTCCGTTCGACGTGGACCGCGATGGCTTTGTGATGGGCGAAGGAGCCGGTGCTTTGATTCTCGAAGAATACGAGCACGCCAAAGCACGCGGAGCACACATCTATGCTGAGATGGTCGGTGCGGCAATGACAGCGGACGCTTTCCACATGACGGCTACTCATCCTGAAGGAATCGGAGCCATTAAAGCCATGGAGCTGGCGCTGGAAGAGGCCCAAATCAATCCCGACAAGGTAGATTACCTGAATGTGCACGCGACCTCCACTCCTGTGGGCGACCCGAGTGAAGTTACAGCCGTGCAAAAAGTATTTGGCGAAAAACCGCTGTTGAACATCAGTGCAACCAAATCGATGACCGGACACTTGCTGGGAGCAGCCGGCGCTGCCGAGTCGATTTTATGCATTAAGGCCATTACTGATAACATCGTGCCTCCCACTATCAACACGGTGAACCTCGATCCGGCCATCCCGAAAGATGTGCGTATCATTACCGGCGAAAGCATCGATGCCCAGGTGGATGTGGCCATGACCAACAGCTTCGGTTTTGGCGGACATAACGCTACGCTGGTGTTCAAGAAAATCTGA
- a CDS encoding VOC family protein codes for MSKVSTYLNFLQDTEKAFNFYKEIFGTELMEPGFMRYGDIPVQEGMQPCPEDEKNLIMHVELPILDGHLLMGTDVPRSMQSQITQGNNVYIMLQPDTRKETRKLFDALSKGGTIEQELQDMFWGDYYGSCTDKFGVHWMFDCTEKAS; via the coding sequence ATGTCAAAAGTGAGCACGTACCTTAATTTTCTTCAGGATACGGAGAAAGCTTTCAATTTCTATAAAGAAATCTTCGGAACCGAGTTGATGGAGCCCGGATTCATGCGCTACGGCGACATTCCCGTTCAGGAAGGAATGCAGCCCTGTCCGGAAGATGAAAAGAACCTGATCATGCACGTGGAACTGCCCATTCTCGACGGGCATCTGTTAATGGGAACCGATGTCCCCAGATCCATGCAATCGCAGATAACACAGGGCAACAACGTATACATTATGCTGCAACCCGATACCCGCAAGGAAACCCGGAAACTGTTCGATGCCCTTTCGAAAGGCGGAACCATTGAGCAGGAGCTGCAGGACATGTTTTGGGGTGACTACTACGGCAGCTGCACCGATAAATTCGGCGTGCACTGGATGTTTGACTGTACCGAAAAAGCAAGTTAA
- a CDS encoding dihydrofolate reductase family protein: MGKLHSFQFITLNGFLNDPNGDFSWHRHGTEENQFASDSMQSGTTLLFGRKTYEMMASFWPTPAAMESSPEVAQKMNAAKKIVFSRTLKQAGWENTLIVNDAVEEMKQLKKTSDGNFTLLGSGTILTQFAEANLIDQYMIMIDPVAIGAGSAIFGGISQKLNLELTNVQSFKSGVVLLSYRPLVRD; encoded by the coding sequence ATGGGAAAATTACACTCATTCCAATTCATAACCCTGAACGGATTTCTGAACGATCCCAACGGTGATTTCAGCTGGCACCGGCATGGTACCGAAGAAAACCAGTTCGCCTCCGATAGCATGCAGTCCGGTACGACTCTTCTGTTTGGGAGGAAAACCTACGAAATGATGGCTTCTTTCTGGCCAACACCAGCAGCTATGGAAAGCAGTCCGGAAGTAGCGCAAAAGATGAACGCCGCGAAAAAAATCGTCTTTTCGCGTACCCTGAAACAGGCCGGATGGGAAAACACGTTGATAGTCAACGATGCCGTGGAAGAAATGAAACAGTTGAAGAAAACATCCGATGGCAACTTCACCCTGCTGGGAAGCGGAACCATCCTGACACAGTTCGCGGAAGCCAATTTAATCGATCAATATATGATCATGATTGATCCGGTAGCCATCGGAGCAGGCTCGGCCATTTTCGGCGGTATATCGCAAAAGCTAAATCTGGAACTGACCAACGTTCAATCCTTTAAAAGCGGCGTGGTATTGCTTAGCTACCGGCCGTTGGTCCGGGACTAG
- a CDS encoding VOC family protein, which produces MKDQITPCLWFDHQAEEAARFYTSVFRNSKIENISYYGSEGQEIHGQKEGTVLTVNFQINGQKFMALNGGPVFQINEAVSFIVNCDTQEEIDYYWEKLSAVPEAEQCGWLKDKYGVSWQIVPTILGELMSDAERAPRVMKAFMQMKKFDIERLKQA; this is translated from the coding sequence ATGAAAGATCAGATTACTCCCTGCCTCTGGTTCGACCACCAGGCGGAAGAAGCGGCACGTTTTTATACGTCCGTTTTCCGGAATTCAAAAATTGAAAACATCTCCTATTACGGAAGCGAAGGACAGGAAATACACGGACAAAAAGAGGGAACAGTTCTCACCGTCAACTTTCAAATCAACGGACAAAAGTTCATGGCGCTGAATGGCGGTCCCGTCTTCCAAATTAACGAAGCCGTTTCGTTTATAGTGAATTGTGATACCCAGGAAGAGATTGACTACTACTGGGAAAAGCTGTCGGCTGTACCCGAAGCGGAGCAGTGCGGCTGGCTGAAGGATAAATACGGCGTTTCGTGGCAAATCGTTCCAACCATCCTGGGCGAACTGATGAGCGACGCCGAACGCGCTCCCCGTGTGATGAAAGCATTTATGCAAATGAAGAAATTCGATATTGAAAGGCTGAAACAGGCGTAA
- a CDS encoding dihydrofolate reductase family protein, whose protein sequence is MRKLKLQMQMTINGCVAGRNGEKDWMTLNPDNELMEFMSSLLETSDTLLLGRKTAETILKYWEDTAAENPTHPFAKKIASIHKVVFTSTLDKSTWNNTTLTKGNLREEIAELKQQNGKDLLVFGGVSFVSSLVKERLIDEYHFIVNPTAISSGVTVFNSLKEIQRFTPIQSRLYSGGKTVLSYKPRYD, encoded by the coding sequence ATGAGGAAATTAAAACTACAAATGCAAATGACAATCAACGGTTGTGTTGCAGGACGAAACGGAGAAAAAGACTGGATGACCCTAAATCCGGATAATGAACTGATGGAGTTTATGAGTTCACTCCTCGAGACCTCCGACACGCTCTTACTTGGCAGAAAAACGGCAGAAACGATTCTAAAATATTGGGAGGATACGGCAGCAGAAAATCCCACCCACCCATTTGCAAAAAAGATAGCTTCGATCCACAAGGTTGTTTTCACATCAACACTCGACAAATCAACCTGGAACAATACCACTTTGACCAAAGGAAATCTTAGAGAAGAAATTGCCGAGTTAAAACAGCAAAACGGGAAAGACCTACTTGTTTTTGGTGGTGTCAGTTTTGTTTCCTCGCTGGTAAAGGAGAGACTAATTGACGAGTATCATTTTATTGTCAATCCAACAGCTATCAGCAGCGGTGTTACTGTTTTTAATTCGCTAAAAGAAATACAGCGATTCACTCCTATACAATCCAGGTTATATTCCGGTGGCAAAACTGTTTTGAGTTACAAACCACGTTATGACTGA
- a CDS encoding heavy metal translocating P-type ATPase — MKKYQLKNLDCANCAAKIEDGVGKLNEVQFVNVNFANLSMTIETDDIELVRKKIRELEPDVEVTDNDDAPQLIAKSELAENRGTLIKAGVATALLVLGIIFKDVLAQTPYHLAEYAVFVAAWLISGWKIIAGAVRNIVKGRVFDEQFLMTVATLGAFAIGEMPEAVAVMLFYVVGELFQDIAVGRSRKSIKALLEIKPEFANVKQGTEIRKVSPEEVQVGDVILVKAGEKVPLDGTVLEGSSFVDTAALTGESVPRKVNANDEIMAGMINQSGLLTIRVNKTFSESSISKILELVENATARKAKTEKFITTFAKYYTPVVVIGALLLAVLPPLFIAGATFSEWIYRALVVLVISCPCALVISIPLGYFGGVGRASKHGILVKGSNFLDALTQVRTVVFDKTGTLTKGEFKVTNVVTVNGYDEQQLLEYAAIAESGSNHPIAQSILEAWGKPVDAAHISTVKEISGHGVVATANGNTIMAGNDKLLHRELIEHDSCDVEGTVVHVAVDKTYAGYLVIADRIKEDAAEAIRKLKKRGVKTVMLTGDETSVAQSVAEKLQLDSYYAELLPEDKVRHIEALLDGEHKVAFVGDGINDAPVIARADVGMAMGALGSDAAIETADVVLMTDSPAKVVDAIDVAGKTRRIVWQNIIFALGVKGIFILLGIAGVANMWEAVFGDMGVALLAVFNSIRVLRE, encoded by the coding sequence ATGAAAAAATATCAGCTGAAGAATCTCGATTGTGCCAACTGCGCCGCCAAAATAGAAGATGGCGTGGGCAAACTCAACGAAGTGCAATTTGTGAATGTCAACTTTGCCAACCTGTCGATGACCATCGAAACCGACGACATCGAACTGGTGCGGAAAAAGATTCGCGAGCTCGAGCCAGACGTCGAAGTCACCGATAACGACGATGCCCCGCAACTGATTGCCAAAAGCGAACTGGCCGAAAACCGCGGAACACTCATCAAAGCAGGTGTAGCAACGGCACTGTTAGTTTTGGGAATCATATTCAAGGACGTGCTGGCCCAAACACCCTACCACCTGGCGGAATATGCCGTCTTTGTCGCGGCGTGGCTCATCAGCGGCTGGAAAATAATTGCCGGCGCTGTCCGGAACATCGTCAAAGGGCGTGTTTTCGACGAGCAGTTTTTGATGACCGTCGCCACGCTGGGCGCGTTTGCCATTGGTGAGATGCCCGAAGCCGTTGCCGTGATGCTCTTTTACGTGGTGGGCGAACTGTTCCAGGATATTGCCGTGGGCCGCTCCCGGAAATCCATCAAAGCATTGCTGGAAATCAAGCCCGAATTTGCCAACGTCAAACAAGGGACGGAGATCCGGAAAGTGTCGCCTGAAGAGGTACAGGTGGGCGATGTGATTCTGGTGAAAGCCGGCGAGAAAGTCCCGCTCGACGGAACGGTGCTCGAAGGCAGCTCGTTTGTCGATACGGCAGCGCTGACGGGCGAGAGCGTTCCCCGCAAGGTAAATGCCAACGACGAAATTATGGCCGGCATGATCAACCAGTCAGGTTTGCTCACCATCCGGGTGAACAAAACCTTTAGCGAATCATCCATCTCGAAGATACTGGAGCTGGTCGAAAATGCGACGGCCCGGAAAGCCAAAACCGAGAAGTTCATCACCACCTTTGCCAAATACTACACGCCGGTGGTGGTTATCGGTGCCCTGTTGCTGGCCGTATTGCCGCCGCTGTTCATCGCCGGAGCCACCTTCAGCGAATGGATTTACCGCGCGCTGGTCGTGCTGGTTATCTCCTGCCCCTGCGCCCTGGTCATCAGCATTCCGCTGGGCTACTTCGGCGGCGTGGGCCGTGCTTCCAAACACGGTATCCTGGTGAAAGGCTCGAACTTCCTCGACGCTCTGACGCAGGTAAGAACAGTGGTCTTCGATAAAACCGGGACCCTGACCAAAGGTGAATTCAAGGTCACGAATGTCGTTACCGTGAATGGCTACGATGAGCAACAGCTTCTGGAATATGCCGCCATCGCCGAGTCGGGCTCGAACCACCCCATCGCCCAATCCATCCTCGAAGCCTGGGGAAAACCGGTCGACGCGGCCCATATTTCAACCGTGAAAGAGATATCGGGTCATGGAGTGGTGGCTACCGCGAATGGCAACACCATCATGGCCGGAAACGACAAGTTGCTGCACCGCGAACTCATCGAACACGATAGCTGCGATGTGGAAGGAACGGTGGTGCATGTGGCCGTCGATAAGACGTATGCCGGCTACCTGGTGATTGCCGACCGCATCAAGGAGGATGCCGCGGAAGCCATTCGGAAACTGAAGAAGCGAGGGGTGAAAACCGTGATGCTGACCGGCGACGAGACATCGGTAGCGCAATCGGTGGCCGAGAAGCTACAGCTCGACAGCTACTATGCGGAGCTCCTTCCGGAAGACAAAGTACGGCACATCGAAGCATTGCTCGACGGCGAACACAAAGTAGCTTTTGTAGGCGACGGCATCAATGATGCGCCGGTGATTGCCCGTGCCGACGTGGGCATGGCGATGGGTGCGCTGGGTTCCGATGCCGCCATCGAAACGGCCGACGTGGTGTTGATGACCGACTCGCCCGCCAAAGTGGTCGATGCCATCGACGTGGCCGGGAAAACGCGCCGGATTGTCTGGCAGAACATCATCTTTGCCCTGGGCGTGAAGGGCATCTTCATCCTCCTGGGAATTGCCGGTGTCGCCAACATGTGGGAGGCCGTTTTCGGTGATATGGGCGTAGCACTGCTGGCGGTGTTCAACTCGATACGCGTCCTCCGGGAGTAA
- a CDS encoding lipoate--protein ligase, whose translation MLIIDSPSNNAYFNIASEEYLLNTYPNDEIFLLYVNAPSIIVGRFQNTLAEINLDYVTENKIKVVRRMSGGGAVYHDLGNLNFSFHTPLGDDDFSDFSKFTQPVVDLLNNLDVPAKLEGRNDLVVDGKKFSGNAKLARKGKMIQHGTILLDSEMRVLSEALKINPLKFRDKAVKSARARVTNLIDYFPGGITVDKFKELLIGQIIKENEQSATIHQLRPDEVAKIEQLAAEKYSTWDWNFGGSPSYDFNKAIKIPAGFIELHMDVKKGVIQDVKIFGDFFASQPIEELEEKLVGVPHETENLRQILSTVNLTDYFGKVTGEEILELFV comes from the coding sequence ATGCTGATTATCGATTCGCCCTCAAATAACGCTTATTTCAATATCGCTTCCGAAGAGTATTTGCTGAATACATATCCGAACGACGAGATCTTCCTGCTCTACGTAAATGCGCCTTCCATTATTGTGGGACGGTTCCAGAATACGCTGGCAGAAATCAACCTCGACTATGTCACGGAAAACAAAATCAAGGTAGTTCGCCGGATGTCAGGCGGTGGTGCGGTGTATCACGACCTGGGTAATCTGAATTTCTCATTTCATACCCCCCTCGGTGACGACGATTTTTCCGATTTCTCTAAGTTCACCCAGCCGGTGGTCGATTTGCTGAACAACCTGGATGTGCCGGCTAAACTCGAAGGACGGAATGATTTGGTGGTCGACGGCAAGAAATTCAGCGGTAACGCCAAGTTGGCCCGAAAAGGGAAGATGATTCAGCACGGTACTATTTTGCTGGACTCCGAGATGAGGGTATTGAGTGAGGCGTTGAAAATTAATCCGCTAAAATTCCGAGACAAAGCGGTGAAGTCGGCCCGTGCCCGCGTTACAAACCTAATCGACTATTTCCCGGGAGGTATCACCGTCGATAAGTTCAAGGAACTGCTCATCGGGCAAATCATCAAAGAGAACGAACAGAGTGCAACCATCCACCAATTAAGACCGGATGAAGTAGCGAAAATTGAACAACTGGCCGCGGAAAAGTACAGCACCTGGGACTGGAATTTTGGTGGTTCACCCAGCTACGATTTTAACAAAGCCATTAAGATACCCGCGGGTTTCATCGAACTACACATGGATGTGAAGAAGGGTGTCATTCAGGACGTGAAGATTTTCGGCGATTTCTTTGCATCGCAACCCATCGAAGAGCTCGAAGAAAAGCTCGTCGGTGTGCCGCACGAAACCGAAAACCTCCGGCAAATCCTTTCAACGGTGAACCTGACCGATTACTTCGGGAAGGTTACCGGGGAGGAGATTCTGGAGTTGTTTGTGTAG
- a CDS encoding dihydrofolate reductase family protein yields MRKITVLSMITLDGVMQAPGGPEEDTSGSFKYGGWTEPYGDEIYGQAVQDELKPADYLLGRKTFEIWEDYWPHHADFWTGINEGTKYVLSKTRKKTAWKNTIFIQSVADIKKLKNSTGSDLQVWGSSELIQLLLQNDLADELKIKIHPLTLGHGKKLFDNGTIPASFELIDSIITSTGVIMVHYKRAGKVKTGLVEV; encoded by the coding sequence ATGAGAAAAATAACCGTCTTATCGATGATTACGCTGGATGGAGTCATGCAGGCACCGGGTGGCCCGGAAGAGGATACGTCAGGCAGTTTCAAATATGGTGGCTGGACGGAACCCTATGGCGACGAAATCTATGGTCAGGCAGTGCAGGATGAACTGAAACCGGCAGACTATCTTCTCGGTAGAAAAACCTTTGAGATATGGGAGGACTACTGGCCGCATCACGCCGATTTTTGGACGGGCATCAATGAGGGTACCAAATACGTACTGTCGAAAACCCGAAAAAAAACGGCCTGGAAGAACACCATATTCATTCAAAGTGTAGCCGATATCAAAAAGCTAAAAAATTCGACAGGTTCCGACCTTCAGGTCTGGGGAAGCAGTGAGCTCATCCAACTACTGCTACAAAATGACCTGGCAGACGAACTCAAAATCAAAATTCACCCGCTGACACTTGGCCATGGAAAAAAACTATTTGATAACGGAACGATACCCGCCTCATTTGAATTAATTGATAGTATCATTACTTCCACCGGGGTGATAATGGTCCATTACAAACGGGCCGGAAAAGTAAAGACCGGTCTTGTTGAAGTGTAA
- a CDS encoding SRPBCC family protein, with the protein METKAKTIITVQAIINAPVDKVWDAWTNPKHIVQWNAASDDWHTPKAENDLRPGGRFTSRMEAKDGSIGFDFEGVYDEVKNNQFISYTMEDGRKVEVSFGSGGGATSVTERFEAENTNTIEQQQFGWQSILDNFKRYVEENHP; encoded by the coding sequence ATGGAAACAAAAGCAAAAACCATCATTACCGTTCAGGCCATCATCAACGCACCGGTTGATAAAGTATGGGACGCGTGGACCAACCCAAAGCACATTGTTCAGTGGAACGCAGCATCGGATGACTGGCATACGCCCAAAGCGGAAAATGATTTGCGGCCCGGTGGACGATTCACCTCACGTATGGAAGCCAAAGACGGCAGTATTGGCTTCGATTTCGAAGGCGTATACGACGAGGTGAAAAACAACCAATTCATCTCTTACACCATGGAAGACGGCAGGAAAGTAGAGGTATCCTTCGGGTCGGGAGGTGGTGCGACAAGTGTAACTGAACGCTTCGAAGCAGAAAACACGAATACCATCGAACAGCAGCAATTCGGTTGGCAATCCATCCTCGATAACTTCAAGAGGTACGTGGAAGAAAATCACCCCTAA
- a CDS encoding Fur family transcriptional regulator, which translates to MEENNVIKEQHTMQETLDHRLTERNIKPTAVRLLVLKAFMAQEAAIGLADLENRFDHADKTTLYRTLKTFEEHKLIHSIDDGTGALKYALCEETCDCAPEDLHVHFLCTVCNKTFCLNDTPIPQINLPTDFSLDSVNMVVKGLCSDCR; encoded by the coding sequence GTGGAAGAAAACAACGTCATAAAGGAACAACACACCATGCAGGAAACGCTCGATCATCGGCTGACAGAACGGAATATCAAACCCACGGCAGTGCGGTTGCTGGTATTGAAGGCGTTTATGGCGCAGGAGGCGGCTATCGGTCTGGCGGACCTGGAAAACCGGTTCGACCATGCCGACAAAACGACCCTGTATCGTACCCTGAAAACCTTCGAAGAGCACAAGCTCATCCACAGCATCGACGACGGGACGGGCGCCCTGAAATATGCGCTGTGCGAGGAAACCTGCGATTGCGCCCCGGAAGATTTGCATGTCCATTTCCTCTGCACGGTCTGCAACAAAACATTCTGCCTGAACGACACGCCCATCCCCCAAATCAACCTGCCGACCGATTTTAGTCTCGACAGCGTCAACATGGTGGTGAAAGGCCTCTGCTCCGACTGCCGGTAA
- a CDS encoding DoxX family protein: protein MKTTKIIYWITTSLIVLFDGVLPAFTFQTDLAKQGISHLGYPEYFGVMLVCFKVAGAIVLILPAFKERIKEWAYAGFTFDFISAAVSHAVVDGIGGQALFPLVVLAVLALSYFSYHKMQTAVFAFSK from the coding sequence ATGAAAACAACAAAAATTATTTACTGGATTACCACCAGTTTGATCGTTCTGTTTGATGGTGTACTGCCCGCCTTTACTTTTCAGACCGATTTGGCCAAACAGGGAATTAGTCATTTAGGGTACCCCGAATACTTCGGTGTCATGCTCGTTTGCTTCAAAGTCGCCGGAGCCATTGTACTCATTCTCCCGGCATTTAAGGAACGTATCAAGGAGTGGGCGTATGCAGGCTTTACCTTCGATTTTATCAGCGCTGCCGTTTCTCACGCTGTCGTCGACGGGATAGGCGGACAAGCTCTGTTCCCATTGGTGGTGTTGGCCGTACTGGCACTCTCCTACTTCAGCTACCACAAGATGCAAACAGCCGTTTTTGCTTTCTCAAAATAA
- a CDS encoding GlxA family transcriptional regulator, whose translation MKKIAILVPESSVLQAIADPQYCFSAVNQFCLEAGREPLFQVELVGVKREVQLGNGSFSVRPDKLLPEADQPDLIIIPALFGDMEEAIAANKEMLPWIIDHYNDGAEVASLCVGAFLLASTGLLDGKKCSTHWGFTGLFREMFPTVDVQDGLIVTEENGIYSSGGANSYWNLLLHLVEKFAGREMAILTSKYFAIDIGRNSQSPFAMFKGQKKHDDDLVRRAQNYIEKNIDDRITVDELADKLSVGRRSFERRFKRATNNSVLEYIQRVKMEVAKRNFETSHKNISEVMFEVGYTDSKAFRNTFRKITGLTPVEYRNRYNKMVVPAEG comes from the coding sequence ATGAAGAAAATAGCCATTCTGGTTCCCGAGAGCTCCGTTTTGCAGGCCATTGCCGACCCGCAGTATTGTTTCAGCGCCGTGAATCAGTTTTGTTTGGAGGCGGGGAGAGAGCCTTTGTTTCAGGTGGAACTGGTGGGAGTGAAAAGAGAGGTTCAACTGGGGAACGGGAGTTTTTCTGTTCGTCCCGATAAGTTGCTGCCAGAAGCCGACCAACCCGATTTGATCATCATCCCGGCCCTGTTTGGCGACATGGAGGAAGCGATAGCTGCCAATAAGGAAATGCTCCCCTGGATTATCGATCACTACAACGACGGGGCAGAGGTGGCTTCCCTGTGTGTGGGAGCCTTCCTGCTGGCTTCTACGGGATTGCTGGACGGAAAGAAATGCTCTACTCACTGGGGCTTTACCGGTTTGTTCCGGGAAATGTTCCCGACGGTGGATGTACAGGATGGTTTGATTGTGACGGAGGAGAACGGGATTTATTCCAGCGGCGGGGCTAACTCGTACTGGAACCTGTTGCTTCATTTGGTGGAGAAGTTTGCCGGCAGGGAAATGGCTATCTTAACATCCAAGTATTTTGCCATCGATATCGGCCGGAACAGTCAGTCACCGTTTGCCATGTTCAAAGGCCAAAAGAAGCACGATGACGATCTGGTCAGGAGAGCGCAGAATTATATCGAAAAAAACATCGACGATCGGATAACGGTCGACGAACTGGCGGATAAGCTATCGGTCGGCCGGCGCAGTTTTGAGCGGCGGTTCAAAAGGGCGACCAACAATTCGGTGCTGGAATACATTCAGCGGGTAAAGATGGAAGTAGCCAAGCGCAACTTCGAAACCAGCCACAAAAACATCAGCGAGGTAATGTTCGAAGTGGGGTATACCGATAGCAAGGCTTTTCGAAATACCTTCCGGAAGATCACCGGTCTGACACCGGTCGAGTACCGGAACCGGTATAATAAGATGGTGGTGCCGGCGGAAGGGTAG
- a CDS encoding TetR/AcrR family transcriptional regulator — protein MKKSERTKQFIIAQTAAIFNKKGFVGTSMADITGATGLTKGAIYGNFANKDAVALAAFAFNYGQIRKTVHTGLQQAENTREKLMAYVSFYEEYYPTIFEWGGCPILNAASDSDDAHPALFEKASSALESWRNNLISIIEEGLDNGQVKPDVEPEAFADVFISLVEGGILIAKTLGTEKPLLSNLEQLKTQIEQIVI, from the coding sequence ATGAAGAAATCGGAAAGGACAAAGCAGTTCATTATTGCGCAAACCGCCGCTATTTTCAACAAAAAAGGGTTTGTTGGAACTTCTATGGCCGATATTACCGGGGCCACGGGTTTAACCAAAGGGGCCATTTACGGGAACTTTGCCAACAAGGATGCGGTGGCGCTGGCTGCATTCGCTTTCAACTACGGACAGATACGAAAAACGGTTCATACCGGGCTGCAGCAAGCCGAAAATACCCGCGAGAAGCTGATGGCTTACGTTTCGTTTTACGAAGAGTACTACCCTACCATCTTTGAATGGGGAGGCTGCCCGATTTTGAATGCTGCTTCCGATTCCGACGATGCACATCCTGCGCTTTTCGAAAAGGCAAGTTCGGCACTTGAAAGCTGGCGTAACAATCTCATTTCGATCATTGAGGAGGGCCTTGATAACGGGCAGGTAAAACCAGATGTCGAACCCGAAGCTTTCGCCGATGTATTCATATCGCTGGTGGAAGGAGGCATCTTGATTGCGAAAACGCTGGGCACCGAAAAGCCCTTGTTGTCGAATCTGGAACAGCTGAAAACACAGATAGAACAAATAGTAATCTGA